From a region of the Victivallis lenta genome:
- a CDS encoding type IV pilus modification PilV family protein, producing MKRNKFTLLEVLVALVILTLGIAGLLWQLSIAANRAARNAETWELTHDLTSAAEYLLLHGPEAGLNETLFSGEFEIAYRYEDPRLPADTETRFGQKRLRTLVVEASREGEVLDSLRLDCWVKERSDGR from the coding sequence ATGAAACGGAATAAGTTCACTCTGCTTGAGGTGCTTGTGGCGCTGGTGATCCTGACGCTCGGCATCGCGGGACTGCTCTGGCAGTTGTCGATTGCGGCGAACCGCGCGGCGCGCAATGCCGAAACCTGGGAGCTGACGCACGACCTGACCTCCGCCGCCGAATATCTGCTGCTGCACGGACCGGAAGCGGGGCTGAATGAGACGCTGTTCTCCGGCGAATTTGAAATCGCTTACCGTTATGAAGATCCGCGCCTTCCGGCCGATACGGAAACCCGGTTCGGGCAGAAGCGGCTGCGCACACTGGTCGTCGAAGCGTCCCGGGAGGGGGAAGTACTTGATTCGCTGCGGCTTGACTGCTGGGTAAAGGAGCGTTCCGATGGCCGTTAA
- the gspG gene encoding type II secretion system major pseudopilin GspG — protein sequence MNSKCFTMIEMVVVIVIIATLAAVATPMYFNYVKSSRAGAAKMQIGIFEQCIFDYRVHMKKLPASLEDLVKNNSGSKRWKGPYLKGGVIPQDPWGNDYIYKKPGDHGEFDIISYGADGQPGGEDEDADIGNWTVVEEE from the coding sequence ATGAATTCCAAATGTTTCACCATGATTGAAATGGTCGTCGTGATCGTGATCATCGCGACGCTGGCGGCGGTCGCGACGCCGATGTACTTCAACTATGTGAAAAGCTCGCGCGCCGGCGCCGCGAAGATGCAGATCGGCATTTTCGAGCAGTGCATTTTCGACTACCGCGTCCATATGAAAAAGCTCCCGGCTTCGCTGGAGGATCTGGTGAAGAACAACTCCGGCAGCAAGCGCTGGAAGGGGCCGTACCTGAAAGGCGGCGTGATTCCGCAGGACCCGTGGGGTAACGACTACATCTACAAAAAGCCGGGCGACCACGGCGAATTCGACATCATCAGTTACGGCGCGGACGGCCAGCCCGGCGGCGAGGACGAGGACGCCGACATCGGCAACTGGACCGTCGTCGAGGAGGAATAA
- a CDS encoding type II secretion system F family protein, producing the protein MPKLRYAVLTAGGARKEVAVDAADDAAARRRLRRQGLIVVRALGESAGKAGRFRLRRTPRFDVYIFTSRLSPLLAAGIPLEHGLAVLEEGGREEERNVVQRLRRGLHEGKKFSQLTREMPECFPPLFSGLIETGEESGCLPEVTRELRRFLKESKEFREFVLTSSIYPSIVVSVTLLVIVLLFTVFIPRFAKIFEELGREMPFLTRTMLGVGNFMQSVWWIWPLLIFGLVLLYRKSRRPGRLKTAKDRLLLRLPLLGGIITAIQTGRFLRTLSIMVKNHVQLLPAVRISRKVIENDLIRDSFAAVEDRLRGGSRLSAILGASPYMPQGSIAMLKIAEESGEIGEMLERIAEESEEDIRVRVKRLLAFLEPGIILVLAGVVLLVVLSIFLAIMDMNVIK; encoded by the coding sequence ATGCCGAAACTGCGTTATGCCGTCCTGACCGCCGGGGGAGCCCGGAAAGAGGTCGCGGTCGATGCCGCCGACGATGCCGCGGCGCGCCGCCGGCTGCGGCGGCAGGGGCTGATCGTGGTCCGCGCCCTCGGGGAGTCGGCAGGGAAAGCCGGGCGTTTCCGGCTGCGGCGCACACCGCGCTTCGACGTCTACATATTTACGAGCCGCCTTTCCCCGCTGCTGGCGGCGGGGATTCCGCTGGAACACGGCCTCGCGGTGCTGGAGGAAGGCGGCCGCGAGGAGGAGCGCAATGTCGTGCAGCGGCTGCGGCGCGGCCTTCACGAAGGCAAAAAGTTTTCGCAGCTCACGCGCGAGATGCCGGAGTGTTTCCCGCCGCTCTTTTCGGGACTGATCGAAACCGGCGAGGAGTCCGGCTGCCTGCCGGAGGTCACGCGCGAGCTGCGCCGTTTCCTGAAAGAGAGCAAGGAGTTCCGCGAATTTGTGCTTACCAGTTCCATCTATCCGTCGATCGTTGTTTCGGTGACGCTGCTGGTGATCGTGCTGCTTTTCACGGTGTTCATTCCGCGCTTTGCGAAAATTTTCGAGGAACTCGGGCGTGAAATGCCGTTCCTGACCCGCACGATGCTCGGAGTCGGCAACTTCATGCAGTCGGTCTGGTGGATCTGGCCGCTGCTGATTTTCGGGCTTGTGCTCCTGTACCGGAAAAGCCGGCGGCCGGGGCGGCTGAAAACCGCGAAGGATCGGCTGCTGCTGCGGTTGCCGCTGCTCGGCGGAATCATCACGGCTATCCAGACCGGTCGTTTCCTGCGCACGCTCTCGATCATGGTCAAAAACCACGTGCAATTGCTCCCGGCGGTGCGCATTTCACGCAAGGTGATCGAAAACGACCTGATCCGCGACAGTTTCGCGGCGGTGGAGGACCGCCTGCGCGGCGGCAGCCGGCTGTCGGCCATTCTCGGCGCGAGCCCGTATATGCCGCAGGGGAGCATCGCGATGCTGAAGATCGCCGAGGAATCCGGCGAGATCGGCGAAATGCTTGAACGCATCGCCGAGGAGTCGGAGGAGGATATCCGGGTGCGGGTCAAGCGGCTGCTCGCCTTCCTCGAACCCGGAATCATCCTTGTGCTGGCCGGGGTCGTGCTGCTCGTGGTGCTTTCGATCTTTCTTGCGATCATGGATATGAATGTCATCAAATAA
- a CDS encoding GspE/PulE family protein: MVHRIEELKRAIQERCPEYGELLAEGMAPADADRTLAERGAVSENDLLAIYSRVLGVEPFDEENFRQPERFDGISEEYLVNQELLPYRWDDETFELLAASPYEWERQAYELNAFFGRQVTFKLARRSLIERMTAKVYQEAEEEEGRHFSGDDEHKLRQLAGEAKIVRLVNEMLSQALERNASDIHVEPEETQLVIRFRIDGVLHEYLSLPLSDYPAIASRIKLIGALNIAESRLPQDGRTNFQIGRREIDIRISTIPIMNGESIVMRLLRKDAMKFDLRELGMNETLLGKFEELISIPHGILLVVGPTGSGKTTTLYSVMQQLNDRKRKIITVEDPVEYQLPGLSQMQVNPKIGLSFASGLRHIVRQDPDVILVGEIRDRETADIAINAALTGHLVLSTLHTNDAVGAITRLSDMGVEGFLVASALFGVLSQRLVRQVCPHCRGAGSGPAGRCRNCGGSGYRGRTGIYELLRIDDELRGAIVAKRPSGEINEIARRNGMIPLLEDGQSKVEQGITTEAELLRIAAGV; the protein is encoded by the coding sequence ATGGTTCATCGAATAGAGGAACTGAAACGGGCCATTCAGGAACGCTGTCCGGAGTACGGCGAACTGTTGGCGGAGGGCATGGCCCCCGCCGATGCCGACCGGACGCTCGCGGAACGCGGCGCGGTCAGCGAAAACGACCTGCTGGCGATCTACAGCAGAGTTCTGGGCGTGGAGCCGTTCGACGAAGAGAACTTCCGGCAGCCGGAGCGGTTCGACGGCATCAGCGAGGAATACCTTGTCAATCAGGAGCTTCTGCCGTACCGCTGGGACGATGAAACGTTCGAGCTGCTTGCCGCATCGCCCTACGAGTGGGAGCGTCAGGCGTATGAGCTCAACGCATTTTTCGGCCGGCAGGTCACCTTCAAGCTCGCCCGCCGCAGCCTGATCGAGCGGATGACCGCGAAGGTCTATCAGGAGGCGGAGGAGGAAGAGGGGCGGCACTTTTCCGGCGACGACGAACACAAGCTCCGGCAGCTGGCCGGGGAAGCGAAGATCGTCCGGCTCGTGAACGAAATGCTGTCGCAGGCGCTCGAACGCAATGCGAGCGACATCCATGTGGAGCCGGAGGAGACGCAGCTGGTGATCCGTTTCCGCATCGACGGCGTGCTGCATGAGTACCTGAGTCTGCCGCTGTCGGACTACCCCGCGATCGCGTCGCGCATCAAGCTGATCGGCGCGCTGAACATCGCCGAAAGCCGTCTGCCGCAGGACGGGCGCACGAATTTCCAGATCGGCCGCCGCGAGATCGACATCCGCATCAGCACGATTCCGATCATGAACGGCGAGAGCATCGTGATGCGCCTGCTGCGCAAGGATGCGATGAAGTTCGACCTGCGCGAGCTCGGCATGAACGAAACGCTGCTCGGAAAGTTCGAGGAACTGATTTCGATTCCGCACGGCATCCTCCTCGTGGTCGGGCCGACCGGTTCCGGCAAGACCACCACGCTTTACAGCGTGATGCAGCAGCTGAACGACCGCAAACGCAAGATCATCACGGTCGAAGACCCGGTCGAATACCAGCTTCCCGGCCTGAGCCAGATGCAGGTGAATCCGAAGATCGGGCTCTCGTTCGCTTCCGGGCTGCGCCACATCGTGCGGCAGGACCCGGATGTGATCCTGGTCGGCGAGATCCGCGACCGTGAAACCGCCGATATCGCGATCAATGCGGCGCTGACCGGGCACCTCGTGCTTTCGACGCTGCACACGAACGACGCGGTCGGCGCGATCACGCGGCTGTCGGATATGGGCGTTGAGGGATTCCTTGTCGCTTCGGCGCTCTTCGGCGTGCTTTCGCAGCGGCTGGTGCGGCAGGTCTGCCCGCACTGCCGCGGCGCCGGAAGCGGGCCGGCCGGGCGCTGCCGCAACTGCGGCGGCAGCGGCTACCGGGGACGGACCGGCATCTACGAACTGCTGCGGATCGACGACGAGCTGCGCGGCGCGATCGTCGCGAAGCGTCCGAGCGGCGAAATCAACGAGATCGCGCGCCGCAACGGCATGATCCCGCTGCTGGAGGACGGACAAAGCAAGGTGGAACAGGGAATTACAACCGAGGCGGAACTACTCCGCATCGCGGCGGGGGTGTAG
- a CDS encoding secretin N-terminal domain-containing protein: MSRFRNAVCLLLCYALIGPLFWGCATSPKDPSRQEREKREAEKRRKEWFRNADGKPISEQRSIEHELLTEDSSALSDRKKPENPYPIYTEREKTEEPPVTPPEERFDGREKIKAEFDFNGAAVADVIPVFAELLKFNYLLDGKLNGTVTLSLKDELTRRQLWELFRQVMQTSNIYLTRQDNMIHFRPVEAIAQAAAGDGVSSDAEVALFRLKNIGAKETASQIGQFLSPGLKPVELEERNLLLVVDTKENLRKVRQIVAQLDRPLRQGWAKMVIPCRNIDASRLAKEAADVLPVLGFPVALNSDKPRPEEIQLTTVERLQIIVASAANYEALEELGRWINILDQSETGDQERMFIYNILNGNAEELVKALAVMFPVEGETLTASTGSSGGSSSSGSGELFSSSASASTSQTTTQSGSVKSAAKTGSKEEGPANLFEVPVKVFADAVNNRLIIRTKPRTYTMIKALLGKIDTIPPQVLFQVLVVDVSLNDSVKFGVEFMMKGGTGNVTTQGGTNFSGLAPGSGQDSQSGGKFWVYNPKNPNQKFGYINALAGKTNVKVISSPQVLIASNNEAKISVGSKVPIVNSEITNTQSIITNNTDASTNLVRNIQYQDTGVILKITPKVTRGGRIAIKLAQTVSEADSNTVSDIDSPVIKEQIIETAMSLRDGQTIICGGIIREKSTDNLSTLPGLGGIPFLRRLFGDTDISTDRTEMMILITGYIVSEDSHLEELVKRYEQAVDALIDFQTPAGQRKRKIDQNKGLVESWFIE; encoded by the coding sequence TTGAGCAGATTCAGGAATGCAGTTTGCCTGCTGCTGTGCTACGCGCTGATCGGTCCGTTGTTCTGGGGATGCGCGACTTCCCCGAAAGATCCTTCCAGACAGGAGCGGGAGAAGCGGGAAGCTGAAAAACGGCGGAAAGAGTGGTTCAGAAACGCGGACGGCAAGCCGATTTCGGAACAGCGTTCGATCGAACACGAACTGCTGACGGAAGATTCGTCCGCCTTGTCGGACCGGAAAAAGCCGGAGAATCCCTATCCCATTTACACGGAGCGTGAAAAAACGGAGGAACCTCCTGTCACGCCGCCGGAGGAGCGTTTCGACGGCCGGGAGAAAATCAAGGCGGAATTCGACTTCAACGGCGCGGCGGTTGCAGACGTCATTCCGGTCTTTGCGGAACTGCTGAAGTTCAACTACCTGCTCGACGGCAAACTGAACGGCACGGTGACGCTCTCTTTGAAGGACGAGCTGACGCGCCGGCAGCTCTGGGAACTGTTCCGGCAGGTGATGCAGACGTCGAACATCTACCTGACAAGGCAGGACAACATGATCCATTTCCGCCCGGTGGAGGCGATCGCGCAGGCAGCGGCGGGGGATGGCGTGAGTTCCGATGCGGAAGTCGCGCTGTTCCGGCTGAAGAACATCGGGGCCAAGGAGACCGCTTCGCAGATCGGGCAGTTCCTTTCGCCGGGGTTGAAGCCGGTGGAGCTTGAGGAGCGCAATCTGCTGCTGGTGGTCGATACGAAGGAGAATCTGCGCAAGGTGCGGCAGATCGTCGCGCAGCTCGACCGTCCGCTGCGGCAGGGGTGGGCGAAGATGGTGATTCCGTGCCGGAACATCGATGCTTCGCGTCTGGCGAAAGAGGCGGCTGACGTGCTGCCGGTGCTCGGTTTCCCGGTCGCGCTGAACAGCGACAAGCCGCGCCCGGAGGAGATTCAGCTTACGACCGTGGAGCGGCTGCAGATCATCGTCGCCTCGGCCGCGAACTATGAGGCGCTCGAAGAGCTGGGCCGCTGGATCAACATCCTCGACCAGTCGGAGACGGGCGACCAGGAGCGGATGTTCATCTACAACATCCTGAACGGCAACGCCGAGGAGCTGGTCAAGGCGCTGGCGGTGATGTTTCCGGTCGAGGGGGAAACGCTGACGGCTTCGACCGGCAGTTCGGGCGGTTCATCGTCAAGCGGGAGCGGCGAACTCTTTTCGTCCTCCGCTTCCGCCTCGACTTCCCAAACGACGACGCAGTCCGGCTCCGTGAAATCCGCCGCGAAAACCGGCTCCAAAGAAGAGGGGCCGGCCAATCTCTTCGAGGTTCCGGTCAAGGTGTTCGCGGATGCGGTGAACAACCGGCTCATCATCCGCACGAAGCCGCGCACCTATACGATGATCAAGGCGCTGCTCGGCAAGATCGACACGATTCCGCCGCAGGTGCTGTTTCAGGTGCTGGTGGTGGATGTTTCGCTGAACGATTCGGTCAAGTTCGGCGTGGAGTTCATGATGAAGGGCGGTACCGGGAACGTCACGACGCAGGGCGGCACGAATTTCTCCGGACTCGCGCCCGGCAGCGGCCAGGACTCCCAGAGCGGCGGGAAGTTCTGGGTTTACAATCCGAAGAACCCGAATCAGAAATTCGGTTACATCAACGCGCTGGCCGGCAAGACCAACGTGAAGGTCATTTCGAGTCCGCAGGTGCTGATCGCATCGAACAACGAAGCGAAGATCAGCGTCGGCAGCAAGGTGCCGATCGTGAATTCGGAGATCACGAATACGCAGTCGATCATTACGAACAACACCGACGCCTCGACGAACCTCGTCCGCAACATCCAGTATCAGGACACGGGCGTGATCCTGAAAATCACGCCGAAAGTCACGCGCGGCGGCCGGATCGCGATCAAGCTCGCGCAGACGGTTTCGGAGGCGGATTCGAATACGGTTTCCGACATCGATTCGCCGGTGATCAAGGAGCAGATCATCGAAACCGCGATGTCGCTGCGCGACGGGCAGACCATCATCTGCGGCGGCATCATCAGGGAGAAAAGCACCGACAACCTCTCGACGCTGCCGGGTCTCGGAGGAATCCCGTTCCTGCGCAGACTGTTCGGCGACACCGACATCTCGACCGACCGCACCGAAATGATGATCCTGATCACCGGTTATATCGTCAGCGAGGATTCTCACCTCGAGGAACTCGTCAAGCGGTATGAACAGGCGGTCGATGCGCTGATCGATTTTCAGACTCCCGCCGGGCAGCGGAAGCGCAAGATCGATCAGAACAAGGGGCTGGTGGAGTCATGGTTCATCGAATAG
- a CDS encoding GspMb/PilO family protein, whose protein sequence is MDALPQNWKPYRPLIPAAALLAAGGWLLFGSGGELPFTSEVIGSECRRLEVLRKNILELREQNRQLEAEIRPLAAIRAGAAAGKKEAAAEKLRESVERIAAASGATVSSLREIQHLPAAEVWNVCILSFSAECSISGLQEFLAGVDNHEPRLYWRNLTLRPDNTNAPAKVMLDGQLALLHIPEEEE, encoded by the coding sequence ATGGACGCGCTTCCGCAAAATTGGAAACCATACCGGCCGCTGATTCCGGCGGCGGCGCTGCTGGCTGCGGGAGGCTGGCTGCTCTTCGGCTCCGGCGGGGAACTGCCGTTCACGTCGGAAGTGATCGGCAGTGAATGCCGTCGGCTCGAAGTTCTGCGGAAAAACATTCTCGAGCTGCGCGAACAGAACCGGCAGCTTGAGGCGGAAATCCGGCCGCTGGCGGCGATCCGCGCCGGAGCGGCGGCGGGAAAAAAGGAGGCTGCCGCCGAAAAGCTGCGCGAGTCGGTCGAACGGATCGCGGCGGCTTCCGGAGCAACGGTCAGTTCCCTGCGCGAGATCCAGCATCTGCCGGCGGCGGAGGTCTGGAATGTCTGCATCCTGAGCTTTTCCGCGGAGTGTTCGATTTCCGGTTTGCAGGAGTTTCTGGCCGGTGTCGACAACCATGAACCGCGTCTCTACTGGAGGAACCTGACCTTACGCCCCGACAATACGAATGCACCCGCCAAAGTCATGCTTGACGGGCAGCTTGCCCTTCTGCATATACCGGAGGAGGAGGAATGA